A genomic stretch from Cryomorphaceae bacterium 1068 includes:
- a CDS encoding IPExxxVDY family protein → MAKLTLEIEDEYAFMAFGIVSTSRSHRVCWMLNKSLDLELKRDPDIEIFSKNKTSRHHAFFSFFYENLQIRYRLIENKKGISLFLPEVKNADYLLVIDLSEEVDRITLIEKLRATGTVLMAFEIDLEPLKLKQNILLAA, encoded by the coding sequence ATGGCCAAGCTGACCCTGGAAATAGAAGACGAATATGCCTTTATGGCGTTCGGTATAGTTTCTACCTCGAGAAGTCATCGGGTATGTTGGATGTTAAACAAGTCTTTGGACTTGGAGTTGAAAAGAGACCCAGACATAGAAATCTTTTCAAAGAATAAAACCTCCAGGCATCATGCATTTTTTAGTTTTTTTTATGAGAACCTTCAAATCAGGTACAGACTCATTGAAAATAAGAAGGGGATAAGCCTCTTTTTACCGGAAGTAAAAAATGCGGACTATTTATTGGTGATTGATTTATCAGAAGAGGTAGATCGAATCACCCTTATAGAGAAGTTAAGAGCCACCGGAACTGTCCTTATGGCTTTTGAAATAGACTTAGAACCATTGAAATTGAAACAAAACATTTTGCTAGCAGCATGA